One window of the Manihot esculenta cultivar AM560-2 chromosome 14, M.esculenta_v8, whole genome shotgun sequence genome contains the following:
- the LOC110600079 gene encoding single-strand DNA endonuclease 1 isoform X1, whose protein sequence is MGVKNLWDIVESCKKTLPLHYLQNKRICIDLSCWMVQLQRVNKSHCSIQDKLYLKSLFHRLRALIALNCSLIFVTDGSIPAIKLATYRKRLNSGFEVAEDETNSTKTCSLRRNMGSEFSRMIKEAKSIGLALGIPCLDGIEEAEAQCALLNSESLCDGCFTSDSDVFLFGARTVYRDICLGEGGHVVCYEMVDIESKLGFGRNSLIVLALLLGSDYSHGVHGLGPESACQIVKSVGDNNILQRIASEGLSFAKKTKSSRKQTQRNSFHPEVNAYGTDNNLDRENQVLHVIDAYLKPECHTADSDAVYRVLAQLPFQRVKLQEICVQFFGWPPEKTDFFPFLSHFLGLDEYILPKIAERDLRRFANLRSTSSEVGVNPPLCKMPVKCPVSAIVKQRKVQGRECFEVLWEGVYGLETSIVPADLIERACPEKIVEFEEKRALGKKQNHRKPRTKKSENRSSSTVAEVDLRLQTLLLDIESGSNDGFKFSYPSTAVTSEDNKTATATAVQSENQDPLFAEIQGDNYCNAALPCDIDTGLAKKHEIIDLLSPSPPVITRKLSSCNVISDQRNLVIDLSESETEMSPEHVRKSRELRLFLASIRDDIS, encoded by the exons ATGGGGGTGAAGAATTTATGGGATATCGTAGAATCATGTAAGAAAACTCTGCCACTTCATTATCTCCA AAACAAAAGAATATGCATCGATCTGTCTTGTTGGATGGTTCAACTTCAAAGGGTTAATAAATCACATTGCTCTATCCAAGACAAGCTCTATCTCAAGAGTCTATTTCACCGTCTCAGAGCTCTCATTGCTTTGAATTGTAGTCTTATTTTTGTTACTG ATGGATCAATTCCTGCTATCAAACTTGCCACCTACAGAAAACGGTTAAATTCTGGATTTGAG GTTGCTGAGGATGAAACAAATTCAACAAAAACTTGCTCACTTCGGAGAAACATGGGATCTGAGTTCTCACGCATGATAAAGGAAGCAAAAAGCATTGGATTAGCACTTGGGATCCCTTGCTTAGATGG AATTGAGGAAGCTGAAGCACAGTGTGCACTACTAAATTCAGAATCATTATGT GATGGGTGTTTCACTTCAGATTCAGATGTCTTCCTTTTTGGTGCAAGAACAGTGTACAGAGACATATGCCTTG GGGAAGGTGGTCATGTAGTTTGTTATGAAATGGTTGACATAGAGAGCAAACTTGGATTTGGGAGGAACTCGCTG ATTGTGCTGGCCCTTCTTCTTGGAAGTGACTACTCTCATGGAGTTCATGGATTGGGTCCA GAGTCAGCATGCCAGATTGTTAAGTCAGTTGGAGACAATAACATTCTTCAACGAATTGCATCCGAAGGATTATCTTTTGCAAAGAAGACTAAGAGTTCAAGGAAACAAACACAGCGAAACTCGTTTCATCCTGAAGTCAATGCTTATG GAACTGATAACAATTTAGATAGGGAGAATCAAGTTTTGCACGTAATTGATGCATATTTGAAGCCCGAATGTCACACAGCAGATTCAGATGCGGTCTACAG GGTTCTTGCTCAGCTGCCATTCCAACGAGTCAAACTTCAAGAAATATGTGTTCAGTTCTTTGGTTGGCCACCCGAAAAAACAG attttttcccctttttgtcCCATTTCCTTGGCTTAGATGAGTATATTCTTCCAAAAATTGCTGAAAGAGATTTGCGGAGATTTGCCAATTTGCGTTCAACTTCATCAGAAGTGGGAGTAAATCCTCCTTTATGCAAG ATGCCAGTTAAATGCCCTGTATCTGCCATTGTTAAACAGAGAAAAGTTCAGGGAAGAGAATGCTTTGAGGTTTTGTGGGAAGGAGTTTATGGACTTGAAACTTCCATAGTTCCTGCTGATCTCATAGAAAG GGCTTGTCCTGAAAAGATTGTTGAGTTCGAGGAGAAAAGAGCTCTGGGGAAGAAACAAAATCACAGGAAACCAAGGACAAAGAAATCAGAAAACAGATCAAGTTCAACTGTGGCTGAAGTTGATCTAAGGCTCCAAACTTTGTTGCTTGACATTGAATCAGGAAGTAATGACGGTTTTAAGTTCTCCTATCCTTCAACAGCAGTGACATCAGAGGATAACAAAACTGCAACTGCAACCGCAGTCCAATCTGAAAACCAAGACCCTCTTTTTGCAGAGATACAAGGTGATAATTACTGTAATGCTGCCCTGCCTTGTGATATTGATACAGGTCTTGCAAAAAAACATGAGATCATTGATCTCTTGAGCCCTTCTCCACCAGTAATTACCCGTAAGCTCTCAAGTTGCAATGTCATCAGTGATCAACGTAATCTTGTGATAGATTTGAGTGAATCAGAAACTGAAATGTCGCCTGAGCATGTGAGGAAGTCGAGGGAGCTTAGGTTGTTTTTAGCCAGCATTAGAGACGACATTTCTTGA
- the LOC110600079 gene encoding single-strand DNA endonuclease 1 isoform X2: protein MGVKNLWDIVESCKKTLPLHYLQNKRICIDLSCWMVQLQRVNKSHCSIQDKLYLKSLFHRLRALIALNCSLIFVTDGSIPAIKLATYRKRLNSGFEVAEDETNSTKTCSLRRNMGSEFSRMIKEAKSIGLALGIPCLDGIEEAEAQCALLNSESLCDGCFTSDSDVFLFGARTVYRDICLGEGGHVVCYEMVDIESKLGFGRNSLIVLALLLGSDYSHGVHGLGPESACQIVKSVGDNNILQRIASEGLSFAKKTKSSRKQTQRNSFHPEVNAYGTDNNLDRENQVLHVIDAYLKPECHTADSDAVYRVLAQLPFQRVKLQEICVQFFGWPPEKTDEYILPKIAERDLRRFANLRSTSSEVGVNPPLCKMPVKCPVSAIVKQRKVQGRECFEVLWEGVYGLETSIVPADLIERACPEKIVEFEEKRALGKKQNHRKPRTKKSENRSSSTVAEVDLRLQTLLLDIESGSNDGFKFSYPSTAVTSEDNKTATATAVQSENQDPLFAEIQGDNYCNAALPCDIDTGLAKKHEIIDLLSPSPPVITRKLSSCNVISDQRNLVIDLSESETEMSPEHVRKSRELRLFLASIRDDIS from the exons ATGGGGGTGAAGAATTTATGGGATATCGTAGAATCATGTAAGAAAACTCTGCCACTTCATTATCTCCA AAACAAAAGAATATGCATCGATCTGTCTTGTTGGATGGTTCAACTTCAAAGGGTTAATAAATCACATTGCTCTATCCAAGACAAGCTCTATCTCAAGAGTCTATTTCACCGTCTCAGAGCTCTCATTGCTTTGAATTGTAGTCTTATTTTTGTTACTG ATGGATCAATTCCTGCTATCAAACTTGCCACCTACAGAAAACGGTTAAATTCTGGATTTGAG GTTGCTGAGGATGAAACAAATTCAACAAAAACTTGCTCACTTCGGAGAAACATGGGATCTGAGTTCTCACGCATGATAAAGGAAGCAAAAAGCATTGGATTAGCACTTGGGATCCCTTGCTTAGATGG AATTGAGGAAGCTGAAGCACAGTGTGCACTACTAAATTCAGAATCATTATGT GATGGGTGTTTCACTTCAGATTCAGATGTCTTCCTTTTTGGTGCAAGAACAGTGTACAGAGACATATGCCTTG GGGAAGGTGGTCATGTAGTTTGTTATGAAATGGTTGACATAGAGAGCAAACTTGGATTTGGGAGGAACTCGCTG ATTGTGCTGGCCCTTCTTCTTGGAAGTGACTACTCTCATGGAGTTCATGGATTGGGTCCA GAGTCAGCATGCCAGATTGTTAAGTCAGTTGGAGACAATAACATTCTTCAACGAATTGCATCCGAAGGATTATCTTTTGCAAAGAAGACTAAGAGTTCAAGGAAACAAACACAGCGAAACTCGTTTCATCCTGAAGTCAATGCTTATG GAACTGATAACAATTTAGATAGGGAGAATCAAGTTTTGCACGTAATTGATGCATATTTGAAGCCCGAATGTCACACAGCAGATTCAGATGCGGTCTACAG GGTTCTTGCTCAGCTGCCATTCCAACGAGTCAAACTTCAAGAAATATGTGTTCAGTTCTTTGGTTGGCCACCCGAAAAAACAG ATGAGTATATTCTTCCAAAAATTGCTGAAAGAGATTTGCGGAGATTTGCCAATTTGCGTTCAACTTCATCAGAAGTGGGAGTAAATCCTCCTTTATGCAAG ATGCCAGTTAAATGCCCTGTATCTGCCATTGTTAAACAGAGAAAAGTTCAGGGAAGAGAATGCTTTGAGGTTTTGTGGGAAGGAGTTTATGGACTTGAAACTTCCATAGTTCCTGCTGATCTCATAGAAAG GGCTTGTCCTGAAAAGATTGTTGAGTTCGAGGAGAAAAGAGCTCTGGGGAAGAAACAAAATCACAGGAAACCAAGGACAAAGAAATCAGAAAACAGATCAAGTTCAACTGTGGCTGAAGTTGATCTAAGGCTCCAAACTTTGTTGCTTGACATTGAATCAGGAAGTAATGACGGTTTTAAGTTCTCCTATCCTTCAACAGCAGTGACATCAGAGGATAACAAAACTGCAACTGCAACCGCAGTCCAATCTGAAAACCAAGACCCTCTTTTTGCAGAGATACAAGGTGATAATTACTGTAATGCTGCCCTGCCTTGTGATATTGATACAGGTCTTGCAAAAAAACATGAGATCATTGATCTCTTGAGCCCTTCTCCACCAGTAATTACCCGTAAGCTCTCAAGTTGCAATGTCATCAGTGATCAACGTAATCTTGTGATAGATTTGAGTGAATCAGAAACTGAAATGTCGCCTGAGCATGTGAGGAAGTCGAGGGAGCTTAGGTTGTTTTTAGCCAGCATTAGAGACGACATTTCTTGA
- the LOC110600079 gene encoding single-strand DNA endonuclease 1 isoform X3, which produces MGYRRIINKRICIDLSCWMVQLQRVNKSHCSIQDKLYLKSLFHRLRALIALNCSLIFVTDGSIPAIKLATYRKRLNSGFEVAEDETNSTKTCSLRRNMGSEFSRMIKEAKSIGLALGIPCLDGIEEAEAQCALLNSESLCDGCFTSDSDVFLFGARTVYRDICLGEGGHVVCYEMVDIESKLGFGRNSLIVLALLLGSDYSHGVHGLGPESACQIVKSVGDNNILQRIASEGLSFAKKTKSSRKQTQRNSFHPEVNAYGTDNNLDRENQVLHVIDAYLKPECHTADSDAVYRVLAQLPFQRVKLQEICVQFFGWPPEKTDFFPFLSHFLGLDEYILPKIAERDLRRFANLRSTSSEVGVNPPLCKMPVKCPVSAIVKQRKVQGRECFEVLWEGVYGLETSIVPADLIERACPEKIVEFEEKRALGKKQNHRKPRTKKSENRSSSTVAEVDLRLQTLLLDIESGSNDGFKFSYPSTAVTSEDNKTATATAVQSENQDPLFAEIQGDNYCNAALPCDIDTGLAKKHEIIDLLSPSPPVITRKLSSCNVISDQRNLVIDLSESETEMSPEHVRKSRELRLFLASIRDDIS; this is translated from the exons ATGGGATATCGTAGAATCAT AAACAAAAGAATATGCATCGATCTGTCTTGTTGGATGGTTCAACTTCAAAGGGTTAATAAATCACATTGCTCTATCCAAGACAAGCTCTATCTCAAGAGTCTATTTCACCGTCTCAGAGCTCTCATTGCTTTGAATTGTAGTCTTATTTTTGTTACTG ATGGATCAATTCCTGCTATCAAACTTGCCACCTACAGAAAACGGTTAAATTCTGGATTTGAG GTTGCTGAGGATGAAACAAATTCAACAAAAACTTGCTCACTTCGGAGAAACATGGGATCTGAGTTCTCACGCATGATAAAGGAAGCAAAAAGCATTGGATTAGCACTTGGGATCCCTTGCTTAGATGG AATTGAGGAAGCTGAAGCACAGTGTGCACTACTAAATTCAGAATCATTATGT GATGGGTGTTTCACTTCAGATTCAGATGTCTTCCTTTTTGGTGCAAGAACAGTGTACAGAGACATATGCCTTG GGGAAGGTGGTCATGTAGTTTGTTATGAAATGGTTGACATAGAGAGCAAACTTGGATTTGGGAGGAACTCGCTG ATTGTGCTGGCCCTTCTTCTTGGAAGTGACTACTCTCATGGAGTTCATGGATTGGGTCCA GAGTCAGCATGCCAGATTGTTAAGTCAGTTGGAGACAATAACATTCTTCAACGAATTGCATCCGAAGGATTATCTTTTGCAAAGAAGACTAAGAGTTCAAGGAAACAAACACAGCGAAACTCGTTTCATCCTGAAGTCAATGCTTATG GAACTGATAACAATTTAGATAGGGAGAATCAAGTTTTGCACGTAATTGATGCATATTTGAAGCCCGAATGTCACACAGCAGATTCAGATGCGGTCTACAG GGTTCTTGCTCAGCTGCCATTCCAACGAGTCAAACTTCAAGAAATATGTGTTCAGTTCTTTGGTTGGCCACCCGAAAAAACAG attttttcccctttttgtcCCATTTCCTTGGCTTAGATGAGTATATTCTTCCAAAAATTGCTGAAAGAGATTTGCGGAGATTTGCCAATTTGCGTTCAACTTCATCAGAAGTGGGAGTAAATCCTCCTTTATGCAAG ATGCCAGTTAAATGCCCTGTATCTGCCATTGTTAAACAGAGAAAAGTTCAGGGAAGAGAATGCTTTGAGGTTTTGTGGGAAGGAGTTTATGGACTTGAAACTTCCATAGTTCCTGCTGATCTCATAGAAAG GGCTTGTCCTGAAAAGATTGTTGAGTTCGAGGAGAAAAGAGCTCTGGGGAAGAAACAAAATCACAGGAAACCAAGGACAAAGAAATCAGAAAACAGATCAAGTTCAACTGTGGCTGAAGTTGATCTAAGGCTCCAAACTTTGTTGCTTGACATTGAATCAGGAAGTAATGACGGTTTTAAGTTCTCCTATCCTTCAACAGCAGTGACATCAGAGGATAACAAAACTGCAACTGCAACCGCAGTCCAATCTGAAAACCAAGACCCTCTTTTTGCAGAGATACAAGGTGATAATTACTGTAATGCTGCCCTGCCTTGTGATATTGATACAGGTCTTGCAAAAAAACATGAGATCATTGATCTCTTGAGCCCTTCTCCACCAGTAATTACCCGTAAGCTCTCAAGTTGCAATGTCATCAGTGATCAACGTAATCTTGTGATAGATTTGAGTGAATCAGAAACTGAAATGTCGCCTGAGCATGTGAGGAAGTCGAGGGAGCTTAGGTTGTTTTTAGCCAGCATTAGAGACGACATTTCTTGA